The genomic DNA ACTTTCTTATCCGCACTTATAACAACTTGAATAGAAGGATCTTGAGATTTTTTTTCTTGTAATAATTCTTTTAATTTTTCAAATGAATCTATTTTTGCACCAGATATGAAATACTCACCATTTTTTGAAATAAGTATAGAAAGTGTTTCAGTTTTAATTTCATTTCCAGTTGCCGCATGGGGCAGATCTATTTCGATTGCCTGCTCTTCCATAAAAGATGAAACAAGCATAAATATTATTAAAAGAACAAGCATAATATCAACTAAAGGAGTTACATTAATTGCTGAAATTATTTCGTCGTCATTTGAATTATTAGATGTAGCCATGTTTATTATATATCTAAACCCATTAAGTAGCTATCAAGGCGATAGAATTCTGATTCAAGGTTCTCAATTGTTGCATTGAATTTTTCCGATTTGTTTTGCTTTGCAAGTTCTTCAAGCTCCATTGCAGCATTTGATAAAGAACAAGCTGTAAGATTTGAAGAGCCACCTTTTATAGTATGGGCTTCATACTGTAAACTCTTTATATCTCCAGTATTTACAGCTTTACGTATCGTAATTATAGAATCTCTCACTTTTCCGACAAATCCTTTTATTACTTCCATAAGCAATTCTTTATCATTATCAAATTCGGCAAGAGCTTTTTTCATATCAATAGGATTATTATTTTCATTAGTTTTATTAATAGGCGAAACAAAACTTTGTTCAATACTTTTATTTAAAAGATTATCAATTGAAGATGAGCGTGGCGTTGTTGGCGATGAATTAGCCCATTTATCTATCATATTAAGGATGGATTCTTTATTAAAAGGCTTAAATAAAAAATCGTCCATTTCTGATTCAACACATTGCTTAAGTTCTGCGTGGCTTGAACTTCCGGTCATCGCAACTATAGGAGTTCTTTTCTTTATCTCTTTATCTGAACGCTGCTTTTCAAATTCTCTTATTTTTCTACTTGCGTCCGTTCCGTCCATAATAGGCATATACATATCCATCATAATAACATCGTAATTATTTTCTTTATATTTTTGGACAGCCTCTTCACCATTTTGTGCGAATTCAAGTTCATAGGGACTTTTTTTGAGGAATTCTTTTATTATCATAATATTTGATTCAAAGTCCTCGACAATTAAAACTTTTTTCTTAATATCAATATCTGACGGATTTTCTTGTTTTTCTTTGATAACATTTTCAGATTTAGCTTTTTCTTTTTTTGCTTCTTCTAAAGGAAATATAACTGTAAAACAAGTTCCCTCTCCGACTTTACTTTTTACTTCAATCCTACCGGAATGAGCATCTACTATTTCTTTTATAATAGACATCCCAAGACCTGTGCTTTTTTCACCCATTGTGCCTGGGGTTGAAATTTTTGTATATTTATCAAAAAGGTTTTTTATTTTATCTTCAGGTATTCCAAGTCCAGTATCAGATACAGAAATTGATATTTCGTTTTCCGAAACTTTATTTATAGTTATTGTAATTTCACCATCTTTTGAAGTGAACTTTATGGCATTTGAAAGAAGATTATTAATAAGCCTTATTATACCGTTTCTATTTCCTATTATATAAACGCTTCCGCTATTATCTATTTTTTTTATTTGGTGATTTTTTTGAGCGGCAAGATTTTTCATAGCATGAATACTTGTAGTAACAACCGAAAATATTGAAATTCGTTCAAGGTTCGATTTTGTTTTTTTTCTTTTGGCTTTATTGATGTCAAGAAAATCATTAATAAAGCCTGATACAAGATTAGCTTGTTCAATTATCTGTTTAATTTTTTCTTTATCATTATTTTGAATGTATTCACGTTCAAGAAGCATTCCTGAATAATTCACTACCTCTTTTAAAGGAGCGTTTAAATCCTTTGAACATATAGAAAGAAAATCATGTTTCATCTTATTTAATTCTTTAAGCTCAGAAATAGCTTCTTTAAGACGTTTATTAAGTTTTGTCCTTTCAATACGAACCATGATACGCGCAAGTAGTTCTTCTTTTGCAAAAGGCTTTATTACGTAATCACTTGCTCCAGACTTAAAAACATTAAGAATACTTGAGTGGTCGTCACTCGCTGTTAAAACAATGACAGGCATATCAATGAGTTTAAGCTCATCCCGTATTTTTTTACAAAGCTCATCCCCTTTCATTTTAGGCATCATAAGGTCAGTAATAACTATATCTATTTCCCCGATCATTTCGCATAAAATTATGTAGGCATCTAAACCATTTACAGCTTCAATTACAGCAATTCCTTCGCTTTTTAATGTTGATGAAATTACCTTTCTTGCAACAGGGCTATCATCTACAACAAGAGCTCTGAGATTTTTCAAGCCTTCTTCAGCTCTTAAAATTTTATTTACAGCATTAATTACTTCTCCTTTTGTAAAAGGCTTACTTATAAAATCAGCTGCTCCAAGTTCAAACCCTAATCTACGTTCTTTTAAGCTATCATTAGATGTAATGAAAATGACTGGCATTTTTTCGCCATTTTCTTTAGTTATATAACGAGAAAAAGAAGGGTCGTAAATTCTTTTAAAAGTTTCAAACCCGTTTAGTTTAGGCATTTCAACATCAAGCGTTATTAAGTCGGGAATTACTTCTGCTACTTTCGCCATAGCCATTATCCCGTCAGTCGCTTCATAAACTTTATATCCGCCTTCTTCAAGCTCATACTTTATAATATCCCTAAGTATAGGACTATCATCAACTACTAAAATTTTTTTCTGCTGATTCATTTTTTTTATTCTTTGTTTTAAATCATTCTTGTTTGGTACGATCAAAATATGCTAAACATGCATCAGCGACATCAGGGTCGTAGATTCTGCCTTTATTTTTTTCTATTTCCTGTAATGCGATATCAATTCCTAAAGCTGGTCGATAGGGTCTGTGGGAACTCATTGCTTCAATAACGTCTACAGCACACAATATTTTTGATTCTAAAAGTATTTCCTCTCCTTTAAGTCCTCTTGGATAACCAGAACCATCTAATCTTTCATGGTGTTGGAGAACTATTTCTGCAAGAGGCCACGGACAAGGTATACTTTTAAGTATATCATAACTTACTTGGGAATGTATTTTAAC from Desulfobacterales bacterium includes the following:
- a CDS encoding biopolymer transporter ExbD, encoding MATSNNSNDDEIISAINVTPLVDIMLVLLIIFMLVSSFMEEQAIEIDLPHAATGNEIKTETLSILISKNGEYFISGAKIDSFEKLKELLQEKKSQDPSIQVVISADKKVYHEELIKVIDTIRKIGIFKFAINVEYTEETE
- a CDS encoding response regulator; translation: MNQQKKILVVDDSPILRDIIKYELEEGGYKVYEATDGIMAMAKVAEVIPDLITLDVEMPKLNGFETFKRIYDPSFSRYITKENGEKMPVIFITSNDSLKERRLGFELGAADFISKPFTKGEVINAVNKILRAEEGLKNLRALVVDDSPVARKVISSTLKSEGIAVIEAVNGLDAYIILCEMIGEIDIVITDLMMPKMKGDELCKKIRDELKLIDMPVIVLTASDDHSSILNVFKSGASDYVIKPFAKEELLARIMVRIERTKLNKRLKEAISELKELNKMKHDFLSICSKDLNAPLKEVVNYSGMLLEREYIQNNDKEKIKQIIEQANLVSGFINDFLDINKAKRKKTKSNLERISIFSVVTTSIHAMKNLAAQKNHQIKKIDNSGSVYIIGNRNGIIRLINNLLSNAIKFTSKDGEITITINKVSENEISISVSDTGLGIPEDKIKNLFDKYTKISTPGTMGEKSTGLGMSIIKEIVDAHSGRIEVKSKVGEGTCFTVIFPLEEAKKEKAKSENVIKEKQENPSDIDIKKKVLIVEDFESNIMIIKEFLKKSPYELEFAQNGEEAVQKYKENNYDVIMMDMYMPIMDGTDASRKIREFEKQRSDKEIKKRTPIVAMTGSSSHAELKQCVESEMDDFLFKPFNKESILNMIDKWANSSPTTPRSSSIDNLLNKSIEQSFVSPINKTNENNNPIDMKKALAEFDNDKELLMEVIKGFVGKVRDSIITIRKAVNTGDIKSLQYEAHTIKGGSSNLTACSLSNAAMELEELAKQNKSEKFNATIENLESEFYRLDSYLMGLDI